A stretch of the Nakaseomyces glabratus chromosome L, complete sequence genome encodes the following:
- the ANP1 gene encoding Anp1p (CAGL0L01331g~Alpha-1,6-mannosyltransferase with a role in protein N-linked glycosylation in Golgi), which produces MFKYNRPFLVSCVGSLFALYLVLKFVNNVFDLAGVLAVWFSANYIPDFRSVPGVEFYDLNDYTGLPDGWQRNDRILFCVPLRDAAEHLPMFFDHLNAMTYPHHLIDLSFLVSDSSDNTMGVLMHHLQQAQKDKNKRFGNIEIFEKDFGQIIGQSFSDRHGFAAQGPRRKLMARARNWLGSVAIKPYHSWVYWRDVDVEVIPRSIMEDLMHHDKDVIVPNVWRPLPDWLGNIQPYDLNSWVESEGGLQLADTLSEDSVIVEGYPEYATWRTHLAYMRDPNGNPEDEMMLDGIGGVSILSKARVFRAGSHFPAFSFQKHAETEAFGKLSRRMGFDVVGLPHYVIWHIYEPSTDDLKYMAWMAEEEKRKLEEIQLREFYDRIWEIGYEDVRDDWAHEKDIIFKNMETQKDIVVDWSDDADVSSNGDQSLNNANANNAAQQDKPLDFDPNK; this is translated from the coding sequence ATGTTCAAGTACAATAGGCCCTTCCTGGTGAGCTGTGTAGGGTCGCTGTTTGCGCTGTACCTGGTGCTGAAGTTTGTCAACAATGTGTTTGATCTAGCCGGCGTGCTCGCGGTGTGGTTCTCTGCGAACTACATCCCTGATTTTAGAAGTGTTCCCGGCGTGGAGTTCTATGACTTGAATGACTACACAGGGCTGCCCGACGGGTGGCAACGCAACGACAGGATACTGTTCTGTGTCCCGTTGAGAGACGCTGCCGAGCACTTGCCCATGTTCTTCGACCATCTGAACGCGATGACGTACCCACACCACTTGATAGATCTGTCCTTCCTGGTGTCGGACTCCTCGGACAACACCATGGGCGTGCTGATGCACCATTTGCAGCAGGCCCAGAAGGACAAGAACAAGCGGTTCGGGAACATAGAGATATTCGAGAAGGACTTCGGCCAGATCATCGGACAGTCCTTCTCAGACAGACACGGGTTCGCCGCCCAGGGGCCCAGAAGAAAACTGATGGCCAGGGCTCGTAACTGGCTCGGCTCAGTAGCGATCAAGCCTTACCACTCGTGGGTGTACTGGAGAGACGTCGACGTAGAAGTGATCCCCAGGTCTATAATGGAGGACCTGATGCACCACGATAAGGATGTGATTGTCCCCAACGTGTGGAGACCGCTGCCTGACTGGCTGGGGAACATCCAACCTTATGACTTGAACTCCTGGGTAGAATCAGAAGGTGGCTTGCAATTGGCCGACACTTTGTCAGAGGACAGCGTCATTGTCGAAGGTTACCCCGAATACGCCACTTGGAGAACCCACTTGGCTTATATGAGAGACCCAAACGGTAACCCAGAGGATGAAATGATGCTAGATGGTATCGGCGGTGTCTCCATATTGTCAAAGGCACGCGTATTCAGAGCAGGCTCTCACTTTCCAGCGTTTTCTTTCCAGAAGCACGCTGAAACAGAAGCGTTCGGTAAATTGTCCCGCAGAATGGGCTTCGACGTCGTAGGATTACCTCACTACGTTATTTGGCATATCTACGAACCTTCCACCGATGACTTGAAATACATGGCGTGGATggcagaagaagagaagaggAAACTAGAAGAAATTCAACTGCGTGAGTTCTACGATAGAATTTGGGAAATAGGCTATGAGGATGTTCGCGATGACTGGGCACACGAGAAAGatattatattcaaaaatatggAAACACAAAAAGATATTGTTGTGGATTGGAGCGACGATGCCGATGTTTCAAGTAACGGTGACCAATCACTCAACAACGCCAACGCTAATAACGCTGCTCAACAAGACAAGCCTTTGGACTTCGACCCAAATAAATAA